In Massilistercora timonensis, the following are encoded in one genomic region:
- a CDS encoding ATP-binding protein, producing the protein MKLRNKIQKSMILVIVTTLLIAYAMTTVVVYRQNVGVMEREIRQEAQYIRAAIRDAGEGYLDEAASVQKETRLTLISQDGQVLYDSEHTDEATLENHKNRPEVRQAVNLGEGKDVRRSDTLEQEMFYYALRLDDGTILRVARSMDSVLRTALEVLPGMTVIAGIMLAFALALSRWQVRRLIRPINELKLDDPLENEIYEEITPLLRRIDEQNKEKDAIANMRKEFSANVSHELKTPLTSISGYAEIMKNGMVRPEDMKKFSERIYNEASRLITLVEDIIKLSKLDEGEIEVEKEDVDLYEMTREIVSRLAPQAQARKVRVEVTGESVIYHGIRQVLDEMIYNICENAIKYNKEGGSLSVWVGSTLKGKKVIVTDTGIGIPKDQQERIFERFYRVDKSHSKETGGTGLGLSIVKHGAMIHDAQIHVESEVGKGTKMEITF; encoded by the coding sequence ATGAAGCTTAGGAACAAGATCCAGAAAAGTATGATATTGGTCATCGTGACCACCCTTCTGATCGCCTACGCTATGACCACGGTGGTGGTGTACCGCCAGAATGTGGGCGTCATGGAGCGGGAGATCCGCCAGGAGGCACAGTACATAAGAGCGGCTATTAGGGACGCGGGGGAAGGATATCTTGACGAGGCGGCCAGTGTGCAGAAAGAGACCCGTCTCACCCTGATCAGCCAGGACGGACAGGTGCTCTATGATTCCGAGCACACCGACGAGGCTACCCTGGAGAACCATAAGAACCGCCCGGAGGTGCGCCAGGCTGTGAATCTGGGGGAAGGGAAGGATGTGCGCCGCTCAGACACCCTGGAGCAGGAGATGTTTTACTATGCCCTGCGTCTGGATGACGGGACTATCCTTCGGGTGGCAAGATCCATGGACAGTGTGCTCCGGACCGCCCTGGAGGTGCTGCCCGGTATGACCGTGATCGCCGGGATCATGCTGGCGTTCGCGCTGGCCCTCTCCCGATGGCAGGTGCGGCGGCTGATCCGGCCCATCAACGAACTGAAACTGGATGATCCGCTGGAAAACGAGATTTATGAGGAAATAACACCGTTGCTTAGAAGGATTGATGAGCAGAACAAAGAAAAAGATGCGATCGCCAATATGAGAAAAGAGTTCTCAGCCAACGTATCCCATGAGCTGAAGACCCCGCTGACGTCCATCTCCGGGTATGCGGAGATCATGAAGAACGGGATGGTGCGGCCGGAGGACATGAAGAAATTCTCAGAGCGCATTTACAATGAGGCCAGCCGCCTCATCACTCTGGTGGAGGACATTATCAAGCTGTCCAAGCTGGATGAAGGCGAGATCGAGGTGGAGAAGGAAGATGTGGATCTCTATGAGATGACCCGGGAGATCGTAAGCCGTCTGGCGCCCCAGGCCCAGGCCCGGAAGGTGCGGGTGGAGGTGACCGGGGAATCGGTGATCTATCACGGGATCCGGCAGGTGCTGGACGAGATGATCTACAATATCTGTGAGAACGCCATCAAGTATAATAAAGAAGGCGGGTCCTTAAGCGTATGGGTGGGAAGCACCCTGAAGGGCAAGAAAGTGATCGTCACCGATACAGGGATTGGAATCCCAAAAGATCAGCAGGAGCGGATCTTCGAGCGGTTCTACCGGGTGGACAAAAGCCATTCCAAGGAGACCGGAGGAACCGGGCTTGGGCTTTCCATTGTGAAGCACGGGGCGATGATCCACGACGCTCAGATCCATGTGGAAAGCGAAGTGGGAAAAGGAACAAAGATGGAAATCACCTTTTAG
- a CDS encoding helix-turn-helix transcriptional regulator, with protein MTYRQRIRALREDHDYTQTYVASLLNVGQRTYADYELGKTRIPVDSLIILARFYNVDMNYICGVTRQKQPFPASD; from the coding sequence ATGACTTACAGACAAAGGATCAGGGCTTTGCGGGAAGACCACGACTATACACAGACCTATGTCGCCAGTCTGTTGAATGTTGGTCAGAGGACCTATGCCGACTATGAACTTGGGAAAACTAGGATACCTGTAGATTCACTGATCATACTTGCAAGATTTTATAATGTAGACATGAATTATATCTGTGGGGTTACTCGTCAGAAACAACCATTTCCAGCTTCTGATTAA
- a CDS encoding PH domain-containing protein, with the protein MEYEKLSKRALYCMYAAGVVAGVVVLLVIGVVNLLWFFPKDLFLGKVISLVLVILTLADVLVSPYFRYHRYRYSINEECIDIREGYLFVERNIVPIERLHKLQTVKGPLDRFFRVAKVVVTTAGGDVTIRFLEEEKAEAIAESLRNRINQIVKEERNAKEQAADGQA; encoded by the coding sequence ATGGAATACGAGAAATTATCAAAACGGGCGCTTTATTGTATGTATGCGGCGGGAGTTGTGGCCGGCGTGGTGGTCCTGCTGGTGATCGGTGTGGTAAACCTGCTGTGGTTTTTCCCAAAGGATCTTTTCCTGGGAAAGGTCATCTCTCTTGTGCTGGTGATCCTGACCCTGGCGGACGTGCTGGTGAGTCCCTACTTCCGGTATCACCGGTATCGCTACAGCATTAATGAAGAATGCATTGACATCCGGGAGGGATACCTGTTCGTGGAGCGCAATATCGTTCCCATTGAGCGGCTGCACAAGCTGCAGACGGTAAAGGGTCCGCTGGACCGGTTCTTCAGGGTGGCTAAAGTGGTGGTGACCACCGCGGGCGGCGATGTGACCATCCGCTTCCTGGAAGAGGAGAAGGCGGAGGCCATCGCGGAATCTCTGAGAAACCGGATCAACCAGATCGTGAAGGAAGAGCGAAATGCAAAGGAGCAGGCAGCAGATGGACAGGCATAG
- a CDS encoding PH domain-containing protein, whose protein sequence is MDRHSERFRNHISIVAEQLGRGLWFVGAVAVGGVVQNVREAAQLAQLGREAGGAVLQGLLVALVFLVILVAWQILVWARTFISIDGTTLVIERNTLNRKVNTIGIGNISNVNTEQNLFEMLVGTCKIKLDTNSLSTADSTDVKIVLKKREAEAFCARITRIMEELAGGQEMAPQENPGMEPGRETLSSADVLGGTKGASLGAMLVHGFYQASFISVGIVLLCLVGAGVTAADSLSQGNLGKSIAEMLLGAAVVLLIFVSAVWDLIKGFIQYYDFKVLRREDKLYISYGLLKKVRYTIPVDKINALKITQSIQGRLTGRWMAEIINVGMGDDQEDRKSFLLLYDKKDRNAQRIRELLPEFAGAMEGEPERSPRRVWGIWAVGLLVWAGALLVGAFGAAEFWPQYRRWIFGAAVMVFGWSLLMRVFAYRTAGMCVKGDFLILSQGYLGRRSLAIRFGKIQYLRLRQNALARRWKMAKGQVYLLAGSSDRSHKIPYFREEVSRQLKEGILDRK, encoded by the coding sequence ATGGACAGGCATAGTGAGAGATTCCGGAATCATATATCCATTGTAGCGGAGCAGCTGGGAAGGGGTCTCTGGTTTGTGGGAGCCGTGGCTGTAGGCGGCGTCGTCCAGAATGTGCGGGAGGCGGCGCAGCTGGCACAGCTTGGCCGGGAAGCAGGCGGCGCGGTTCTTCAGGGGCTTCTGGTGGCGCTGGTATTCCTGGTGATCCTGGTCGCATGGCAGATCCTGGTCTGGGCAAGGACCTTTATCTCCATTGACGGCACCACGCTGGTGATCGAGCGGAATACCCTGAACCGGAAGGTAAATACCATTGGCATCGGCAATATTTCCAATGTCAATACAGAGCAGAATTTATTTGAAATGCTGGTGGGCACCTGTAAGATCAAACTTGACACCAACAGTCTGTCCACCGCAGATTCCACGGACGTAAAGATCGTGTTGAAGAAGAGAGAGGCGGAGGCCTTCTGCGCCCGCATTACCCGGATTATGGAGGAACTGGCGGGGGGACAGGAGATGGCGCCGCAGGAGAATCCCGGGATGGAACCTGGCCGTGAAACACTTTCATCGGCGGACGTCCTGGGAGGAACGAAAGGGGCGTCTCTTGGCGCCATGCTGGTCCACGGTTTCTACCAGGCCAGCTTTATCTCCGTCGGGATCGTGCTCCTGTGTCTTGTGGGCGCCGGAGTGACGGCGGCAGACTCTCTGAGCCAGGGGAACCTGGGGAAGAGTATCGCAGAGATGCTGCTGGGCGCGGCGGTGGTGCTTCTTATCTTTGTGTCGGCGGTCTGGGACCTCATTAAAGGTTTCATCCAGTATTATGATTTTAAGGTGCTGCGCCGGGAGGACAAGCTGTATATCAGCTACGGGCTTCTCAAGAAGGTGCGCTATACCATTCCCGTGGACAAGATCAACGCTTTGAAAATAACCCAGTCCATCCAGGGAAGGCTGACAGGCCGCTGGATGGCGGAGATCATCAACGTAGGAATGGGGGACGACCAGGAGGACCGGAAGTCTTTCCTCCTGCTCTACGATAAGAAGGACCGGAACGCACAGCGGATCCGGGAACTGCTCCCGGAGTTCGCCGGCGCCATGGAAGGCGAGCCTGAGCGTTCTCCACGCAGGGTGTGGGGTATCTGGGCCGTCGGGCTTCTGGTGTGGGCCGGAGCGCTTCTTGTGGGCGCCTTTGGGGCGGCAGAGTTCTGGCCACAGTACCGGCGCTGGATCTTTGGGGCGGCAGTCATGGTATTTGGATGGTCCCTGCTTATGCGGGTCTTCGCTTACCGGACAGCGGGAATGTGTGTGAAAGGGGATTTTCTCATCCTTTCCCAGGGGTATCTGGGCAGGCGGTCTCTGGCTATCCGGTTTGGGAAGATCCAGTATCTCAGACTGAGACAGAATGCACTGGCAAGGCGCTGGAAGATGGCGAAAGGGCAGGTGTACCTGCTGGCAGGGAGCAGCGACCGGAGCCATAAGATCCCCTATTTCCGGGAGGAAGTATCACGACAGCTAAAAGAAGGTATCTTAGACAGAAAATAG
- a CDS encoding nicotinate-nucleotide adenylyltransferase encodes MEKTGVVNGRFQVLHLKHMEYILAAKMRCRKLYIGLTNPDSLHTRESVNDENRSARSANPLTYFERYQMIRGAMKEFHVPESEYDILPFPINCPEYLLQYVPKDAVYYMGLCDEWDEEKYKILRSLGLKVEILWRKTPEERGVTASWVRGCIAADQEWAHLVPKSVYAYLTENHLDERIKRLEQMRLDEKDASLVWSEKKEE; translated from the coding sequence ATGGAGAAAACAGGAGTTGTAAACGGAAGATTTCAGGTGCTTCATTTAAAACATATGGAATATATCCTGGCCGCCAAGATGCGGTGCAGGAAGTTATACATCGGGCTGACCAATCCGGACAGCCTCCATACTAGGGAATCGGTGAACGATGAGAACCGTTCAGCCAGGTCCGCCAACCCGCTGACCTATTTCGAGCGGTACCAGATGATCCGGGGGGCCATGAAGGAATTCCATGTCCCGGAGTCGGAATATGATATTCTCCCATTCCCTATCAACTGCCCGGAGTACCTGCTCCAGTATGTGCCCAAGGACGCGGTGTACTACATGGGGCTTTGCGACGAGTGGGACGAGGAGAAGTATAAGATCCTGCGGAGTTTAGGGCTTAAGGTGGAGATCCTGTGGAGAAAGACGCCAGAAGAGAGGGGCGTTACGGCCTCCTGGGTGCGGGGCTGCATTGCCGCGGATCAGGAGTGGGCCCATCTGGTACCCAAAAGCGTGTACGCGTATCTGACGGAGAACCACCTGGACGAGCGGATCAAACGGCTGGAGCAGATGCGGCTGGATGAGAAGGACGCAAGCCTGGTGTGGAGCGAGAAGAAGGAAGAGTAA
- a CDS encoding RNA-binding domain-containing protein: MEREEGRVREVKSVGFDISQFDSYREDNRCEVKKAKGGLPDSLWETYSAFANCYGGVIILGVKENKDGSWHMTGLDNAAKLRKDFWDTIHNKNKVSINLLTDSDVEIFEENSGVIMVIHVPKAKREQKPVYINGDMFSGTFRRNWEGDYHCGRSEVLAMLRDQPEETADMKILQDMSLDVLHSETVHAYRNRHMAYRREHVWERLSDEEYLERIGAARMSASDHALHPTAAGLLMFGEEYKILYEFPEYFLDYREVLDPTIRWTDRLQSSSGDWTGNLFDFFFRVYGKIVKDLKIPFKLEGITRIDDTPVHKALREAFANCIVNTDFYLPRGIVIRKDADSIVMENPGSIRTGKEQMLKGGISDPRNKALMKMFNLIGIGERAGSGVPDIYSVWNDQDWREPEVDEQYNPDRTILKLPLVRRAKKTSEKSKRKKQAKKTGEIKQTKKTIENKEKIIAYLLQNDIGKTGEIAEWLDLSEARTRVLLKEMADEGSIGSSGKTKKKEYYLLRKDV, encoded by the coding sequence GTGGAGCGAGAAGAAGGAAGAGTAAGAGAGGTGAAATCTGTGGGTTTTGATATATCCCAATTTGATTCTTACCGTGAAGACAATCGTTGTGAAGTTAAGAAGGCCAAAGGTGGGCTTCCAGATTCGTTGTGGGAAACGTATTCTGCTTTCGCTAACTGCTATGGCGGAGTTATTATCCTTGGCGTAAAGGAAAATAAAGACGGCAGCTGGCATATGACCGGACTGGACAATGCGGCAAAACTGCGAAAGGACTTCTGGGATACGATCCATAATAAAAATAAGGTTTCGATAAATCTGCTGACGGATAGTGACGTAGAGATATTTGAAGAAAACAGCGGCGTTATAATGGTTATCCATGTCCCGAAGGCGAAGCGAGAACAGAAACCGGTATATATAAACGGAGATATGTTTAGCGGAACTTTCCGCAGAAACTGGGAGGGAGACTATCACTGCGGCCGCAGTGAGGTGCTCGCGATGCTCAGGGATCAGCCGGAAGAAACTGCAGATATGAAAATCCTGCAGGATATGTCTCTTGATGTACTCCATTCAGAGACTGTACATGCCTACCGTAACAGGCACATGGCATATAGAAGAGAACACGTATGGGAACGCTTAAGTGACGAAGAGTATTTGGAGAGAATAGGCGCGGCGAGGATGTCTGCAAGTGATCATGCGTTGCATCCCACGGCCGCCGGACTTCTTATGTTTGGAGAAGAATATAAGATATTATACGAATTCCCCGAGTATTTTCTAGACTACCGGGAAGTATTGGATCCGACGATCCGCTGGACGGACAGGCTGCAGTCCAGTTCGGGGGACTGGACGGGTAATTTGTTCGATTTCTTCTTCCGGGTTTACGGAAAGATCGTGAAAGATCTGAAAATCCCTTTCAAGCTGGAAGGAATCACCCGGATAGATGATACTCCTGTGCACAAGGCACTGAGAGAAGCATTTGCGAATTGCATTGTAAATACAGACTTTTATCTCCCAAGAGGGATTGTAATCCGAAAGGATGCGGATTCTATCGTTATGGAGAATCCGGGAAGCATCCGGACTGGAAAAGAACAGATGCTCAAAGGCGGTATTTCGGATCCGAGAAACAAGGCATTGATGAAGATGTTTAATTTGATTGGTATCGGCGAGAGAGCGGGCAGTGGCGTGCCGGATATCTATTCGGTATGGAATGACCAGGATTGGAGAGAACCTGAAGTTGATGAACAGTATAATCCGGATCGTACGATCTTGAAATTGCCTCTGGTCAGACGAGCGAAAAAAACAAGCGAAAAAAGCAAGCGAAAAAAACAAGCGAAAAAAACAGGCGAAATAAAACAGACGAAAAAAACGATAGAAAATAAAGAAAAAATAATTGCCTATTTATTGCAAAATGATATAGGAAAAACAGGCGAAATAGCTGAGTGGCTAGATTTAAGTGAAGCCAGGACCAGAGTTTTATTGAAAGAAATGGCGGACGAGGGAAGTATAGGATCAAGCGGTAAAACAAAAAAGAAGGAATATTATCTTTTGAGAAAAGACGTCTGA